Genomic DNA from Haloplanus sp. HW8-1:
CGACGGCCGCCCCGAAAACCGTTTCCGTTACTGGATCGCCAGGCGCGACACCCCGGTCACGCCCAGTTCGCGCGTCCGCCAGCCGTCGCCCGCGTCGGCGAGGAGCGTCCCCGTCGCCGTCACCGCCACCGTCGCCGCGTCAGTGAACCCCACGTCGACGACGTCGGTCGCGGGCGTCTCGACCGCCGACCACTCGCCCGCCGCCTCGCGAACGACGACGCCGGATCCGTCGGCGGCAGCGGCCCGGTCGCCGTCTGCGGCGCTCACGGCCACGAACGCGCCGTCGCGTTCTGCCATCCAGCCGTTGCCCAGGCGGTAGAGCCCCGACGCGGTCGCCGCGAGCGGTGTCCCCCGGCCGTGGACGTCGGTCACGTCCCCGAGACCGACGTCGCGTAGGCCGTCGTCGACGACCCGGTGGACGCCGTCGGCCGTGGCGATCAGCCCCCCGTCGACCGCACGGGGGTCGTCGACGGTGCCCAGGGTCGTCCACCCGCCGTCGAGGCGGGCCACTCGGCCGTCCGGCCCGGCGGCGAGCGCGG
This window encodes:
- a CDS encoding HVO_0234 family beta-propeller protein; translated protein: MAHDLTIDEKRVYADRTGAAEVLIAAEQGVVAVSLSADLVGEFGLDHRAPVRDVATTENRRVVATSEDVLVGSYEPAGFGPAVAVGFDDAGAALAAGPDGRVARLDGGWTTLGTVDDPRAVDGGLIATADGVHRVVDDGLRDVGLGDVTDVHGRGTPLAATASGLYRLGNGWMAERDGAFVAVSAADGDRAAAADGSGVVVREAAGEWSAVETPATDVVDVGFTDAATVAVTATGTLLADAGDGWRTRELGVTGVSRLAIQ